From one Populus alba chromosome 17, ASM523922v2, whole genome shotgun sequence genomic stretch:
- the LOC118048663 gene encoding transcription factor FAMA isoform X1: MFLLINQFTTMLFCSELDYLQASFAGLDYSLDHHLHQQQHHHELMKPRIGETSGDDDSNNGMIYYMLNNPHQHQPHMSSGFCTSTSFDKLSFADVMQFADFGPKLALNQTTISEEEIGIDPVYFLKLPVLNDKIEEQSLMVPQLGGENDERFTGVSSDENREGMVGEEGGVREDEEARLSDNNSVQLQLLGDQDLQNKNSKPESKNKRKRPRTIKTSEEVESQRMTHIAVERNRRKQMNEHLRVLRSFMPGSYAKRGDQASIIGGAIEFVRELEQLLQCLESQKRRRLMEDSAVAIQQPHPPFFPPIPLPNDQMKTLDLETELREETAENKSCLADVEVKLLGFDAMIKILSRRRPGQLIKTIAALEDLQLNIHDTNITTIEQTVLYSFNGKIESESRFTAEDIASSVQHAFTFIHANSCM, encoded by the exons atgtttttgttgataaatcAATTCACCACAATGTTATTTTGCTCTGAGCTTGACTACTTGCAGGCAAGTTTTGCTGGGCTAGATTACTCTCTAgaccatcatcttcatcaacaacaacaccaCCACGAACTCATGAAGCCGCGGATAGGTGAAACTTCTGGTGACGATGACAGCAACAATGGGATGATTTATTATATGCTCAATAATCCTCATCAACATCAACCACATATGTCATCTGGGTTTTGTACTTCTACTTCTTTCGATAAATTGAGCTTCGCTGATGTGATGCAATTTGCAGACTTTGGGCCTAAGCTGGCCTTAAATCAAACCACGATATCTGAGGAAGAAATTGGGATCGATCCAGTTTACTTCCTCAAGCTTCCGGTTTTGAACGACAAAATTGAGGAACAATCTCTAATGGTCCCTCAACTAGGTGGAGAAAATGATGAGCGGTTTACAGGAGTGAGTAGTGATGAAAATAGGGAAGGAATGGTGGGGGAAGAGGGGGGTGTTAGGGAAGATGAAGAAGCTAGGCTTTCGGATAATAACTCGGTGCAACTTCAGCTTCTTGGAGATCAAGATCTTCAAAACAAGAACTCTAAACCAGAATCGAAGAACAAGCGAAAAAGACCAAGAACAATCAAGACAAGTGAGGAAGTGGAGAGCCAAAGAATGACTCATATTGCAGTTGAAAGAAATCGAAGAAAGCAAATGAATGAACATCTTCGAGTCTTGAGGTCTTTCATGCCAGGATCTTATGCAAAAAGG GGAGATCAAGCTTCAATAATTGGTGGAGCGATAGAGTTCGTTAGAGAATTGGAGCAACTCCTTCAATGCCTAGAATCCCAGAAGCGGCGAAGACTAATGGAGGATTCCGCTGTTGCAATCCAACAACCTCATCCTCCATTCTTTCCTCCTATTCCTCTACCAAATGATCAAATGAAGACTCTGGATCTCGAGACTGAACTCCGTGAAGAAACCGCTGAGAACAAGTCTTGCTTGGCTGATGTTGAAGTGAAGCTTCTAGGGTTTGATGCAATGATCAAGATCCTCTCTAGGAGAAGGCCAGGTCAGCTGATTAAGACCATTGCAGCACTGGAAGATTTGCAGCTTAACATACACGACACCAACATTACCACCATTGAACAAACTGTTCTCTATTCATTTAATGGCAAG ATTGAAAGTGAATCTAGGTTCACAGCAGAAGACATAGCAAGCTCAGTTCAACATGCATTCACTTTCATCCATGCAAACAGCTGCATGTGA
- the LOC118048663 gene encoding transcription factor FAMA isoform X2 produces MDKEENYLASFAGLDYSLDHHLHQQQHHHELMKPRIGETSGDDDSNNGMIYYMLNNPHQHQPHMSSGFCTSTSFDKLSFADVMQFADFGPKLALNQTTISEEEIGIDPVYFLKLPVLNDKIEEQSLMVPQLGGENDERFTGVSSDENREGMVGEEGGVREDEEARLSDNNSVQLQLLGDQDLQNKNSKPESKNKRKRPRTIKTSEEVESQRMTHIAVERNRRKQMNEHLRVLRSFMPGSYAKRGDQASIIGGAIEFVRELEQLLQCLESQKRRRLMEDSAVAIQQPHPPFFPPIPLPNDQMKTLDLETELREETAENKSCLADVEVKLLGFDAMIKILSRRRPGQLIKTIAALEDLQLNIHDTNITTIEQTVLYSFNGKIESESRFTAEDIASSVQHAFTFIHANSCM; encoded by the exons atggATAAAGAAGAGAACTACTTG GCAAGTTTTGCTGGGCTAGATTACTCTCTAgaccatcatcttcatcaacaacaacaccaCCACGAACTCATGAAGCCGCGGATAGGTGAAACTTCTGGTGACGATGACAGCAACAATGGGATGATTTATTATATGCTCAATAATCCTCATCAACATCAACCACATATGTCATCTGGGTTTTGTACTTCTACTTCTTTCGATAAATTGAGCTTCGCTGATGTGATGCAATTTGCAGACTTTGGGCCTAAGCTGGCCTTAAATCAAACCACGATATCTGAGGAAGAAATTGGGATCGATCCAGTTTACTTCCTCAAGCTTCCGGTTTTGAACGACAAAATTGAGGAACAATCTCTAATGGTCCCTCAACTAGGTGGAGAAAATGATGAGCGGTTTACAGGAGTGAGTAGTGATGAAAATAGGGAAGGAATGGTGGGGGAAGAGGGGGGTGTTAGGGAAGATGAAGAAGCTAGGCTTTCGGATAATAACTCGGTGCAACTTCAGCTTCTTGGAGATCAAGATCTTCAAAACAAGAACTCTAAACCAGAATCGAAGAACAAGCGAAAAAGACCAAGAACAATCAAGACAAGTGAGGAAGTGGAGAGCCAAAGAATGACTCATATTGCAGTTGAAAGAAATCGAAGAAAGCAAATGAATGAACATCTTCGAGTCTTGAGGTCTTTCATGCCAGGATCTTATGCAAAAAGG GGAGATCAAGCTTCAATAATTGGTGGAGCGATAGAGTTCGTTAGAGAATTGGAGCAACTCCTTCAATGCCTAGAATCCCAGAAGCGGCGAAGACTAATGGAGGATTCCGCTGTTGCAATCCAACAACCTCATCCTCCATTCTTTCCTCCTATTCCTCTACCAAATGATCAAATGAAGACTCTGGATCTCGAGACTGAACTCCGTGAAGAAACCGCTGAGAACAAGTCTTGCTTGGCTGATGTTGAAGTGAAGCTTCTAGGGTTTGATGCAATGATCAAGATCCTCTCTAGGAGAAGGCCAGGTCAGCTGATTAAGACCATTGCAGCACTGGAAGATTTGCAGCTTAACATACACGACACCAACATTACCACCATTGAACAAACTGTTCTCTATTCATTTAATGGCAAG ATTGAAAGTGAATCTAGGTTCACAGCAGAAGACATAGCAAGCTCAGTTCAACATGCATTCACTTTCATCCATGCAAACAGCTGCATGTGA